A genome region from Purpureocillium takamizusanense chromosome 8, complete sequence includes the following:
- a CDS encoding Phospholipase C (COG:M~SECRETED:SignalP(1-24~SECRETED:cutsite=ASA-GG~SECRETED:prob=0.7498)~EggNog:ENOG503NUWZ): MTGFKSVAPVAAALLATVATPASAGGLEDIDHVILFMQENRAFDHYFGTMAGVRGFNDANLQSNNGRPVWQQVSPSNEADYVTPWYINYLGGNWSEATQCMLSGSNSWYNNHAAWNHGSNDHWAKDNSPYSIGFYKRQDIPTQWALAENWVIGDMYQEAVVASTSPNRVVWASGSINVPGSPQRPDQGGNPYIDNNETPGCESGGINCYPLKWKTAAEYYEAAGVSWQVFQDTDNFDDNPLAWFDQFQKAQSGSSLHEKGMKGRSLDTFFSQAASGTLPEISYIIGPMELAEHPPYSPHDGAWLQTKIAQAVMNSPKYSKTALIVSYDETGGWFDHVDPFRSPEGTIGEWLDDPYGQVGHTFAGPGFRVPFYIISPWTRHGGVYTEHADHNSQLLFIEKWQAAKGRNVTTHEMVDWRRDNMGDLVSAFDFEHPDTSLPNLPNAAEPHRDGNGNYDGSSHCKGLYPTQQPPVPYRGNGVVDDIPGLVEKGFKPIRGRLTEGRFLVLEMSGYALTAGSSCGSNDGVCVTRATDRHDSQAQRWVAHVSELGGSEFALSSSVDGRYICESEKLCSDPGSAMKFEVGFTPSRGYSLERSSSGKYVSSSNGILSESGKQGTWSIFSVNY, from the coding sequence AGAACCGAGCCTTTGACCATTACTTTggcaccatggccggcgtTCGCGGCTTCAACGACGCCAACCTCCAGAGCAACAATGGACGACCCGTCTGGCAGCAAGTGTCGCCATCAAATGAGGCCGACTACGTTACTCCCTGGTACATCAACTACCTGGGAGGCAACTGGAGCGAGGCCACCCAGTGCATGCTGTCCGGCAGCAACAGCTGGTACAACAACCACGCGGCGTGGAATCACGGATCCAACGACCATTGGGCCAAGGACAACAGCCCCTACAGCATCGGCTTCTACAAGCGGCAGGATATACCGACGCAGTGGGCCCTGGCGGAGAACTGGGTGATTGGCGACATGTACCAGGAGGCCGTcgtggcctcgacgtcgccgaacCGTGTCGTCTGGGCGTCCGGCTCCATCAACGTCCCTGGCTCACCTCAACGGCCGGACCAAGGTGGTAACCCGTACATTGATAACAACGAAACCCCCGGGTGCGAATCTGGTGGCATCAATTGCTACCCCCTCAAGTGGaagaccgccgccgagtaCTACGAAGCCGCGGGCGTGAGCTGGCAAGTCTTTCAAGACACGGATAACTTTGACGATAACCCCTTGGCCTGGTTTGATCAATTCCAAAAGGCCCAGAGCGGATCTAGTCTCCATGAGAAGGGTATGAAGGGACGGTCTCTCGATACCTTCTTTTCTCAGGCTGCCAGCGGGACGCTGCCGGAAATTTCGTACATCATCGGACCCATGGAACTGGCGGAGCACCCTCCCTACTCACCGCATGATGGCGCTTGGCTGCAAACCAAGATCGCCCAGGCCGTCATGAACTCGCCAAAGTATTCCAAGACAGCCCTCATCGTCTCGTACGACGAGACGGGAGGTTGGTTCGACCACGTGGACCCTTTCCGGTCCCCTGAAGGCACCATTGGCGAGTGGCTCGATGATCCGTATGGCCAGGTCGGGCATACCTTTGCCGGCCCTGGCTTCCGCGTCCCCTTCTACATCATCTCGCCGTGGACGCGCCATGGTGGCGTGTATACGGAACACGCGGACCACAACTCACAGCTGCTGTTCATTGAGAAGtggcaggccgccaagggaCGCAACGTGACGACCCACGAGATGGTTGACTGGCGGCGAGACAACATGGGTGACCTCGTCTCTGCGTTCGACTTTGAGCACCCAGATACCAGCCTGCCGAACCTGCCGAACGCGGCGGAGCCCCATAgggacggcaacggcaactATGACGGGTCCTCGCACTGCAAGGGCCTGTACccgacgcagcagcccccCGTCCCGTACAGGggcaacggcgtcgtcgatgacaTCCCCGGTCTCGTGGAGAAGGGCTTCAAGCCCATCAGGGGCAGGCTCACAGAGGGCcgcttcctcgtcctcgagatGAGCGGCTATGCCCTCACGGCTGGCAGCTCATGCGGCTCCAACGACGGGGTTTGCGTGACGCGCGCCACGGATAGACATGACTCACAGGCACAACGCTGGGTCGCGCACGTTTCggagctgggcggcagcgagtttgccctcagcagcagcgtggaTGGCCGGTACATTTGCGAGAGCGAGAAGCTCTGTAGCGACCCGGGCAGCGCCATGAAGTTCGAGGTCGGGTTCACGCCCAGCAGGGGATATTCCCTAGAGAGAAGCTCGTCGGGCAAGTATGTCTCCAGTTCCAATGGGATACTATCAGAGAGCGGGAAGCAAGGGACTTGGAGCATCTTCAGCGTCAATTACTaa
- a CDS encoding uncharacterized protein (TransMembrane:9 (i144-162o168-190i202-221o233-253i324-346o358-379i388-410o416-441i487-505o)~EggNog:ENOG503PTKJ~COG:U) — translation MEKHHDLGIAEQVEVGRTLTQAAKDATLTDEALNQAALEGTADEHELTVMDALRAYPQAVGWALVSATCVIMEGYDTNLLSNFFAYPSFLIRYGHFVGVTPETPTGYQLTPSWQAGLSQGSNVGSILGCLVSGYLVSKYGSRRVQLGALLSLTAFIFVVFFAPNLTALVIGEILCGFPWGILATTAPAYASEVLPIALRTYMTSYTNMCFIIGQLISAGILKGLSTREDEWGYKIPFAIQWVWPVFLVPLIYLSPESPWYLVRMGRLDEAEASLRRLQSPQATNVDPRKTLSVIVYTNNLEKQLRVGTSYWDCFRGTELRRTEIACVVFAGQILCGICFAYNSSYFFSQMGLGTSTTYSLALGGTGLAFVGCLVNWFVLMPNFGRRTIYVWGMAGMCVVLILIGILNVWTSHYSVALAQACLTMAWTFIFQLSAGQLGWALPAEMGSTRLRQKTICLARDASNIMGTIGGTLQQYFMNPQAWNLKGYTGFFWGGTCFCVFVWSYFRLPETWNRSYHELDVLFAKRVPARKFAATPVDPFDEHDISKITGKIQDAADRA, via the exons ATGGAGAAACACCACGacctcggcatcgccgagcaggtcgaggtcgGGCGCACCCTGacgcaggccgccaaggatGCCACCCtcaccgacgaggccctcaaccaggccgccctcgagggcaccgccgacgagcacgagctcACCGTCATGGACGCCCTCCGCGCGTACCCCCAGGCCGTCGGCTGGGCGCTCGTGTCGGCCACCTGTGTCATCATGGAGGGCTACGACACCAACCTCTTGTCCAACTTTTTCGCCTATC CTTCCTTCCTCATCCGCTACGGGCACTTCGTCGGCGTCACGCCCGAGACCCCTACGGGCTACCAGCTCACGCCCTCGTGGCAGGCCGGCCTGTCGCAGGGCTCCAACGTGGGCTCCATCCTCGGCTGCCTCGTCAGCGGCTACCTCGTGTCCAAGTACGGCTCGCGGCGGgtgcagctcggcgcgctcctcTCCCTCACGGCcttcatcttcgtcgtcttcttcgccccCAACCtcaccgccctcgtcatcggcgagATCCTCTGCGGCTTCCCCTGGGGCATtctcgccaccaccgccccggcCTACGCCTCCGAGGTGCTCCCCATCGCCCTCCGCACCTACATGACCTCGTACACCAACATGTGCTTCATCATCGGCCAGCTCATCTCCGCCGGCATCCTCAAGGGCCTGTCCACGCGCGAGGACGAGTGGGGGTACAAGATCCCCTTTGCCATCCAGTGGGTGTGGCCCGTCTTCCTCGTGCCCCTCATCTACCTCTCGCCCGAGTCGCCGTGGTACCTCGTCCGCAtgggccgcctcgacgaggccgaggcgtcgctgcgccgcctgcagtCCCCCCAGGCGACCAACGTCGATCCCCGCAAGACGCTCTCCGTCATCGTCTACACCAACAACCTCGAGAAGCAGCTGCGCGTCGGCACCAGCTACTGGGACTGCTTCAGGGGCacggagctgcgccgcaccgagatcgcctgcgtcgtcttcgccggcCAGATCCTCTGCGGCATCTGCTTCGCCTACAACAGCTCCTATTTCTTCTCCCAGATGGGCCTCGGCACGAGCACCACCTActccctcgccctcggcggcacCGGGCTCGCCTTCGTGGGCTGCCTGGTCAACTGGTTCGTGCTCATGCCCAACTTTGGCCGCCGCACCATCTACGTCTGGGGCATGGCCGGCATGtgcgtcgtcctcatcctcatcggcATCCTCAACGTGTGGACCTCGCACTACTCCGTCGCCCTGGCGCAGGCCTGCCTCACCATGGCGTGGACCTTCATCTTCCAGCTCTCCGCCGGGCAGCTCGGCTGGGCTCTCCCGGCTGAGATGGGCTCGACGCGCCTGCGCCAAAAGACTATATGTCTGGCGCGCGACGCATCCAACATCATGGGTACAATCGGCGGCACCCTGCAGCAGTACTTCATGAACCCCCAGGCCTGGAACCTCAAGGGCTATACCGGCTTCTTCTGGGGCGGCACCTGCTTCTGCGTCTTTGTCTGGAGTTACTTTCGCCTCCCCGAGACGTGGAACCGGTCGTAccacgagctcgacgtgctTTTTGCGAAGCGAGTCCCCGCAAGGAAGTTTGCCGCTACGCCAGTCGACCCCTTCGACGAGCACGACATCAGCAAGATAACAGGCAAGATCCAGGATGCAGCCGACCGAGCGTGA
- a CDS encoding uncharacterized protein (COG:G~SECRETED:SignalP(1-19~SECRETED:cutsite=AAA-AT~SECRETED:prob=0.2914)~EggNog:ENOG503P1NJ), whose product MLLLTLTNLGLVAGAVAAAATSLKVVTIGTTPDGTTAPIRGWNSWGTQAGKYLSDADYNEGHVRGICDRLAGDLRGNYRLCGLDSGWSVGDHGDDHGRISYDDSRFDIPRFARYLHGKKLLIGIYIVPGAFLNDFNKTIEGTNTKISDICGATNGLARCRLKYDHPDTEKWIDSNARQFASWGVDYIKLDFITPGSNDNGVDLPPDESPEVQLWHRAIAKTGRRMTLAISWKLDRSKPYFDIWRANADSMRVDQDIQSYSRTPFTDWSRVLRTLGNYLEWINAAVAHEYYSDHHRAGSGGGGIGTHPNLDTMYVLNNGTLSGLSLDQRRSVFIHWIGSSAELNLGDDLEQPDPDGLALLNDHDALAAAGFTANYPMQPRNPGSGGNAWLAQNAWIAGPAPSGEFIVVLANYDDGDAGTQTKTVSASFADLGVSGKYTCFDVFGKKSVTTQSGLSVSLKGGQSVMYRCTRAKH is encoded by the exons ATGCTTCTGCTGACGCTCACCAACCttgggctcgtcgccggagcggtggcggccgccgccacgtcccTCAAGGTCGTCACGATCGGGACGACGCCAGACGGCACCACGGCCCCCATCCGCGGCTGGAACTCCTGGGGCACCCAGGCGGGCAAGTATCTCAGCGACGCAGACTACAACGAGGGCCACGTCCGGGGCATATGCGaccggctggccggcgacCTGCGAGGCAACTACAGACTCTGCGGCCTGGACTCTGGCTGGTCCGTCGGCGATCATGGCGACGACCACGGCCGCATCAGCTACGACGACAGCAGGTTTGACATTCCTCGCTTCGCGCGCTACCTGCACGGCAAGAAACTCCTCATCGGCATCTACATCGTCCCGGGCGCGTTCCTCAACGACTTCAACAAGACCATCGAAGGGACCAACACCAAGATCAGCGACATCTGCGGCGCAACCAACGGGCTCGCGAGATGTCGACTGAAATACGACCACCCAGACACGGAGAAGTGGATCGACTCCAACGCCAGGCAGTTTGCCAGCTG GGGCGTCGACTACATCAAGCTCGACTTCATCACGCCCGGCTCCAACGAcaacggcgtcgacctgccCCCCGACGAGAGCCCCGAGGTCCAGCTGTGGCACCGGGCCATCGCCAAGACGGGCCGCAGGATGACGCTCGCCATCTCCTGGAAGCTCGACCGCAGCAAGCCCTACTTTGACATTTGGCGCGCCAACGCCGACTCGATGCGCGTCGACCAGGACATACAGTCGTACTCGCGCACGCCCTTTACCGACTGGTCGCGCGTCCTGCGCACCCTGGGCAACTACCTCGAGTGgatcaacgccgccgtcgcccacgagTACTACTctgaccaccaccgcgccggcagcggcggcggtggcatcggCACGCACCCCAACCTCGACACCATGTACGTCCTCAACAACGGCACCCTCAGCGGCCTGAGCCTGGACCAGCGCCGCTCCGTCTTCATCCACTGGATCGGCTCCTCGGCCGAGCTCaacctcggcgacgacctcgagcagCCCGACCCGGACGGCCTggcgctgctcaacgaccacgacgccctcgcggcggcgggcttcacCGCAAACTACCCCATGCAGCCGCGCAACCCGGGCTCCGGCGGCAACGCCTGGCTCGCGCAGAACGCGTGGATCGCGGGGCCCGCGCCGTCTGGCGAGTTCATCGTCGTGCTAGCAAactacgacgacggcgacgcggggacCCAGACGAAGACGGTGTCTGCGTCATTCGCAGACCTGGGCGTCTCGGGCAAGTACACGTGCTTTGATGTGTTTGGCAAAAAGTCCGTGACTACGCAATCCGGCCTGAGCGTCAGCCTCAAGGGGGGACAGAGCGTCATGTACCGCTGCACGCGCGCCAAACACTGA
- a CDS encoding uncharacterized protein (TransMembrane:1 (o34-54i)) yields MCARSQRLATHPTSIGLQELPETRYNVGQSKMKYHLLVIAALCTLSLAAPGSLFSSLRNKANWKPANWFRKRPPKYMDETGPPPPYSSVPPPPPYSPEPPCPPKSPKMEIATATWHGCCSGAMPGRCVVAKYQGLHDGLYYLHNGVYTKEQYDIASKTEFFPPSTTSYLDKECDYDSFCESEGGSCSLKAGKDWAKCGSG; encoded by the exons ATGTGCGCTCGCTCCCAACGACTCGCCACTCACCCTACATCCATCGGCTTACAAGAACTGCCCGAGACTCGCTACAACGTCGGGCAGTCCAAGATGAAATACCATCTCCTTGTCATCGCTGCCCTGTGTACCCTGAGTCTTGCCGCACCCGGCTCGTTGTTCAGTAGCCTACGGAACAAGGCCAACTGGAAGCCCGCGAACTGGTTCAGGAAACGCCCACCCAAGTAcatggacgagacgggccccccgcccccctaCTCTTCCGtgccccccccgcccccctaCTCTCCCGAGCCTCCCTGCCCTCCGAAGTCCCCCAAGATGGAGATTGCCACAGCCACTTGGCACGGA tGTTGTTCCGGCGCCATGCCGGGCCGCTGTGTAGTGGCAAAGTACCAGGGCTTACACGACGGTCTATACTACCTGCATAACGGGGTGTACACCAAGGAGCAGTACGATATTGCGTCCAAGACGGAGTTCTTCCCCCCATCCACGACGTCATATCTAGACAAAGAATGTGACTATGATTCGTTT TGCGAGAGCGAAGGAGGGTCTTGCTCGCTGAAGGCGGGCAAAGACTGGGCCAAATGTGGCTCGGGCTGA
- a CDS encoding Alpha-galactosidase (CAZy:GH27~COG:G~EggNog:ENOG503NU7B) translates to MGWNNWNTFACDVSEKLLLETSKLLGDYGLKDLGYQYVVLDDCWSVGRGDDGYLIPDTAKFPRGMGAVADELHKEGFLFGMYSSAGEMTCARYAGSLDYEVQDAESFASWGVDYLKYDNCYHMGRMGTPLISFNRYNEMAKALKKTGRAILYSLCSWGEDYVHTWGGSIANSWRVSGDIYDSFARPDDLCACNNAADPACVAPGTHCSVLAIINKVAPYIDRGLPGAWNDLDMLEVGLGGMTEEEYKAHFSMWAALKSPLLLGNDLRAMDATTLSIVNNPAIIALSQDPRGRAAMRIARNLTVPKDEHGVGEAQVWSGPLANGDQVVIFLNAADEDLDMSASLAELFVLQGPGGSAAEAKRDWAVRDLWGSISSSGSGGGGGGGGGARMGRADAQAVLDATSEAERGAVLRRANWYNATEKPYAEGLAEGDARLLGERVGTVKAGGRLEARVGRHAAKVFRLQSAAGGGGKADAGSTGGDDDGSIGKDEL, encoded by the exons ATGGGATGG AACAACTGGAACACGTTCGCCTGCGACGTCTCCGAaaagctcctcctcgagacCTCCAAGCTCCTGGGGGACTACGGCCTCAAGGACTTGGGCTACCAATAcgtcgtgctcgacgacTGCTGGTCCgtcgggcgcggcgacgatggctaTCTCATCCCCGACACGGCCAAGTTCCCCcgcggcatgggcgccgtggccgacgagctgcacaaGGAAGGGTTCCTGTTTGGCATGTACTCGAGCGCCGGCGAGATGACGTGCGCGCGATACG CGGGCTCCCTCGACTATGAGGTGCAGGACGCCGAGAGCTTCGCCTCCTGGGGCGTCGACTACCTCAAGTACGACAACTGCTACCACATGGGGCGCATGGGGACGCCTCTCATCTCGTTCAACCGCTACAACGAgatggccaaggcgctcaagaagACGGGCCGGGCAATTCTCTATAGTCTGTGCAGCTGGGGCGAGGACTACGTCCATACC TGGGGAGGGTCGATTGCCAACTCGTGGCGCGTCTCGGGCGACATCTACGACTCGTTTGCGAGGCCCGACGACCTCTGCGCGTGCAACAACGCGGCGGACCCGGCGTGCGTCGCCCCGGGCACGCACTGCTCCGTCctggccatcatcaacaaggTGGCGCCCTACATTGACCGCGGCCTCCCGGGCGCCTGGAACGACCTGGACAtgctcgaggtcggcctgggcggcatgaccgaggaagag TACAAGGCACACTTTTCCATGTGGGCGGCGCTCaagtcgccgctgctgctagGCAACGACCTGCGCGCCATGGACGCGACGACGCTCTCCATCGTCAACAACCCGGCCATCATCGCGCTCAGCCAGGAcccgcgcgggcgggcggcgatgcgcatCGCGCGCAACCTCACGGTGCCCAAGGACGAGCAcggggtgggcgaggcgcaggtcTGGAGCGGGCCGctcgccaacggcgaccaGGTGGTCATCTTCCTcaacgcggccgacgaggacctcgacatgtcggcgtcgctggcggagCTCTTCGTCTTGCAGGGGCcgggcggctcggcggccgaggcgaagCGGGACTGGGCCGTCAGGGACCTCTGGGGtagcatcagcagcagcggctcgggcggcggcggcggcggcggcggcg gcgcgAGGATGGGCAGGGCGGACGCACAGGCCGTGCTGGATGCAACGTCtgaggccgagcgcggcgccgtcctcaGGAGGGCGAACTGGTACAACGCTACGGAGAAGCCCTACGCAGAGGGGCTCGCCGAGGGGGACGCCCGCCTGTtgggcgagcgcgtcggcaccgtcaaggccggcggaCGGCTCGAGGCAAGAGTCGGCCGACATGCAGCCAAGGTGTTTCGGCTGCAGagcgcagcgggcggcggcggcaaggcggatGCCGGCTCGACAgggggcgatgatgatggtagcatcggcaaggacgagctgtga
- the SUMF1 gene encoding Formylglycine-generating enzyme (COG:S~EggNog:ENOG502QVDG~SECRETED:SignalP(1-21~SECRETED:cutsite=VAA-AP~SECRETED:prob=0.5082)), whose translation MMRVSALALLTLSVAGSAVAAAPDIRQLEAQLYQLSETLRWNGTTHATYAHVEPAARAAHSTLAAIAGSDPEAVPQAALFADALARLVAESHYLTELSRARDYQAGVLDSAMFLIGSVNEWHYTVNLMGDKLRQPSSYREPPPGRSKAGDISKATKPGTEFCDHDAGPTMVVIPTGTYTAGSDHEEQEHWKVPVNRRQYELPHRQVHIATPLAFSRTEITVRQFEAFLRDTDYEPRGGARWWDPADPGAMVFNPSLGWSDPGFPQTPDSPVVAVTRQDAKAYARWLSVITGQTYRLPSEDEWEWAARGGSNDSFFWGHDLDHVNLYANSYDQTARAANNFTWVATNVTDGFPYTAPVASFRPNAFGLYDVTANAREFMADSWVPDLARSPNNGSVHPDPVAPFPVVRGGAWNYQPQNLRLNYRTAYFSSEVATNMFGIRLVRELT comes from the coding sequence ATGATGCGAGTCTCGGCCCTGGCGCTTCTAACCCTGAGCGTCGCCGgctcggccgtcgccgctgcgccaGATATCCGCCAACTGGAAGCCCAACTCTACCAACTTTCTGAGACTCTGCGGTGGAACGGCACTACTCATGCAACCTACGCCCATGTCGAGCCGGCCGCTCGCGCAGCGCActcgacgctcgccgccatcgccggcagcgACCCCGAGGCCGTCCCCCAGGCCGCGCTCTttgccgacgccctggcccgtctcgtcgccgagagCCACTACCTGACGGAGCTCTCGCGGGCCCGGGACTACCAGGCCGGGGTGCTGGACTCGGCCATGTTCCTCATCGGCAGCGTCAATGAGTGGCACTACACCGTCAACCTCATGGGCGACAAGCTGCGGCAGCCGTCCAGCTACCgggagccgccgcctggaCGCAGCAAGGCCGGGGACATATCCaaggcgacgaagccggGTACCGAGTTCTGCGACCATGACGCCGGGCCGACCATGGTGGTCATCCCCACGGGCACCTACACGGCCGGCTCGGACcacgaggagcaggagcacTGGAAGGTGCCCGTGAACCGGCGGCAGTACGAGCTGCCGCATCGCCAGGTGCACATCGCCACGCCGCTGGCCTTTAGCCGGACCGAGATCACCGTCCGGCAGTTCGAGGCCTTCCTCCGTGACACCGACTACgagcctcgcggcggcgcccggtGGTGGGACCCGGCCGACCCGGGGGCCATGGTGTTCAACCCCTCGCTCGGCTGGAGCGACCCGGGCTTCCCGCAGACGCCCGACTcgcccgtcgtggccgtcacGCGGCAGGACGCCAAGGCCTACGCGCGGTGGCTGTCCGTCATCACGGGCCAGACGTACCGGCTGCccagcgaggacgagtgggagtgggcggcgcgcggcggctccaacGACTCCTTCTTCTGGGGCCACGACCTGGACCACGTCAACCTGTACGCCAACTCGTACGACCAgacggcccgcgccgccaacaactTCACCTGGGTGGCCACCAACGTGACCGACGGCTTCCCCTAcacggcgcccgtggcctcgTTCCGGCCCAACGCCTTCGGGCTCTACGACGTGACGGCCAACGCCCGCGAGTTCATGGCCGACTCGTGGGTGCCGGACCTGGCGCGCTCCCCCAACAACGGCTCCGTCCACCCGGACCCCGTGGCGCCGTTCCCcgtcgtccgcggcggcgcctggaaCTACCAGCCGCAGAACCTGCGCCTCAACTACCGGACTGCCTACTTTTCGAGCGAGGTTGCCACCAACATGTTTGGCATCCGACTGGTTCGGGAGCTCACTTAG
- a CDS encoding uncharacterized protein (COG:S~EggNog:ENOG503NYNF~TransMembrane:12 (i62-81o101-120i132-150o156-176i188-209o221-240i295-321o333-353i373-394o400-422i434-457o469-489i)) yields the protein MATASAGRLEAAAQQHDGRPTPPATTSTEAIMLSDLASERPEEFQVTFDADDPEDPKNWPTWYRVWVMVTVSFCAWVVVLYSTSYSSAIPGLREEFHVSKVAGTMGMTAYLLGLAVGSLIAPPLSELYGRRVVYLGCLCCWALFVVPGGLAQSLAAIIAVRLISGLFGAALVSNGPGSIVDVSKPEHLAMGMSLYSLGPFNGPVLGPLIGGFTYESLGWRWTNWIVLILGGLSIVMMLTVKETYAPEILRRKAARLRSKSGNPRWWCRYDQRCSSMRLVWVNLRRPCVLFFTEPIVWFINVWNALIYGILYLCFIAYPVVFSHHRGWGPGFTGMSYLGIGLGIVLAIVAEPLIRRLINAQGRDAKTGKPLPEAAALIMAIGSLLTPIGQLGFAWTCLPKTIHWAIPICFGIPFGAGNTLSFIYSSNYLAGAYGIYAASALASNAVIRSLFGAGLPLAGARMYQAMTPQLAGTLCGVLEVAMIPIPFVFWRYGRRIRDSSKTIRQLREDSGDVTSSDESRPESRDDREK from the exons ATGGCTACCGCCTCAGCAGGGAGACTGGAAGCGGCAGCTCAGCAACACGACGGCCGTCCAACACCTCCAGCAACAACTTCCACAGAGGCAATCATGTTGAGTGACCTGGCCTCAGAACGGCCAGAGGAGTTCCAGGTCACGTTTGACGCCGATGATCCCGAGGATCCCAAGAACTGGCCCACGTGGTACCGGGTCTGGGTCATGGTGACGGTCTCGTTCTGCGCgtgggtcgtcgtcctctaCAGCACGAGCTACAGCAGCGCGATCCCCGGGTTGCGGGAAGAATTTCACGTCTCCAAGGTTGCGGGGACCATGGGCATGACGGCCtatctcctcggcctcgcggtgGGCAGCCTCATCGCGCCGCCCCTGAGCGAGCTCTACGGGCGTCGCGTCGTCTACCTGGGGTGCCTTTGCTGCTGGGCCCTGTTCGTCGTCCCGGGCGGCCTGGCGCAGTccctggccgccatcatcgccgtccgGCTGATCAG TGGTCTCTTCGGTGCCGCCCTGGTCTCAAACGGCCCTGGCTCAATCGTGGATGTGTCCAAGCCCGAGCACCTCGCCATGGGCATGTCGCTGTACAGTCTCGGACCCTTCAACGGGCCGGTCCTGGGACCCTTGATCGGCGGCTTCACGTACGAGAGCCTGGGGTGGCGGTGGACCAACTGGATTGTGCTGATTCTAGGCGGCCTTTCCATCGTCATGATGTTGACTGTCAAAGAGACGTACGCGCCCGAGATTCTCAGGCGCAAGGCGGCCCGCCTGCGCAGTAAATCGGGCAAtccgcggtggtggtgtcgctACGACCAGAGGTGCTCGTCGATGCGTCTTGTCTGGGTGAACCTGCGTCGCCCCTGCGTCCTGTTCTTCACGGAGCCGATTGTTTGGTTCATCAATGTCTG GAACGCGCTCATCTACGGGATACTGTATCTCTGCTTCATCGCGTACCCTGTCGTCTTTTCGCATCACCGCGGCTGGGGCCCCGGATTTACGGGCATGTCTTATCTCGGTATCGGGCTGGGTATCGTGCTCGCCATTGTGGCAGAGCCCCTGATCCGACGACTCATCAACGCCCAGGGCCGCGACGCGAAGACGGGGAAACCGCTcccagaggcggcggccctgatCATGGCCATCGGATCCCTGCTCACGCCCATCGGCCAGCTGGGGTTCGCCTGGACGTGCCTGCCCAAGACAATCCACTGGGCGATCCCAATATGTTTCGGGATCCcctttggcgccggcaacACGCTGAGCTTCATCTACTCGTCAAACTACCTGGCGGGCGCGTACGGCATCtacgccgccagcgcgctgGCCAGCAACGCCGTGATCCGCAGCCTgttcggcgccggcctgccgcTCGCGGGGGCCAGGATGTACCAGGCCATGACGCCGCAGCTCGCCGGGACCCTCTGCGGCGTGCTCGAGGTGGCCATGATTCCGATCCCGTTTGTGTTCTGGAGATATGGCCGGCGCATTCGCGACAGCAGCAAGACGATCCGCCAGCTCCGTGAAgacagcggcgacgtcacAAGTAGTGACGAGTCCCGGCCGGAATCGCGCGACGATCGCGAGAAGTGA